Below is a genomic region from Papilio machaon chromosome 19, ilPapMach1.1, whole genome shotgun sequence.
GTAGCCTCGTCTAACAGGTGGGGCCCTTTGTGCCTGATTCTTAGGAGGCATGGACTGCTCAGAGCCCATTTTGAACTATCTGTGAATATGCATTTCTTTAATATCTGTAACATCTGTAAAACTCAATGTTTTTTgtgaaatatagttaaaagaatgcattagataaaatattatgagcttcgtaaagttttaaaacataaatgtcaCATATATACCTAATATGTAAATGGTACGAAAATTATAATCTCCGTCCTTAATTTGAGTTTTTAACGGTTCAAATTATAAGAACAAAGATAATTTAGGAAAcatttattgatattgataaaatattgacAATAACAATGACAAGAGTGACATAACTGACAGTTATGCTTACAATTGACAATTGTTCTTTCCGTCAGTTTGCAGGCAAACAACAAACATATGGTTCtaaaatcacaaaaattaatttgtaaactgATGAGAAAGGAAATGCagcaaattttttaaattacttcacATAATAATTTAGCCGGTTTACGTGGGAGTTAGGAATTTATGCGCCAAACTCACGTGAATGGGAAACCTGCTAATGGTAACTTTTTTGACTCTAGTAGTCAACTTTTGACACGTGGGACTTTGACAATGACATATTTGACATTTGTCTACGTATACGTAAACACTTTTCCATTCCCAACACTacttttattaagtaatagttttattatgttcttttaaacatttaaataaagtaaaataatggtAGATGAAAGTACCAGAAAAACTCTCAGCAGTATACCTTTGTTGAAAACAAAGGCAGGACCGAGAGACAAAGAGTTATGGGTTAATAGATTAAAGGAAGAATATCAGGCTCTAATTAAGGTAATATACTTACGTTTGATAATACAAAACCCAGAAatgtacgattttttttattattgttgagtaaatttcttagaaattggttgaaattatataaCGACAGATATCACGAAGAAGAATGCATtcactttataatttcttttgattGTATCACTGACGCATAAAATTTTTCTACGTTCCAGTATGTAGAGAACAACAAATCGGCAGACAATGACTGGTTTAGATTGGAGTCTGATAAAACAGGCACAAGATGGTTTGGCAAATGTTGGTATGTCCATAATCTACTCAAATATGAGTTTGATTTGGAATTTGATGTAAGTCTATTGAAAAAAAcactatattttactaatatcatcTATATTATTGCTATGTATACCATATAGCAACATACAGAAACTACATCTAGTTTTGCTAATGAAGACAGAGTTCATTTAGTCTTATTGAAATGACtttttagaagaaaaaaattgtaacttaaatatattaaactagcttttacccgcgactccgtccgcgcggaataaaaaatagaaaacggggtataaattatcctatgtccgtttcctggttctaagctacctgcccaccaattttcagtcaaatcgattcagccgttcttgagttataaatagtgtaactaacacgactttcttttatatatatagatatatacatttaacaaGAAAAGTTAAACTGATTTTAGTCATATAGTTGTTATAGTTTGACAAGTAAATGTTGGTCTGTATGTTTTCTCATCATATTTCTtgcttttaacatttttcctTCTAGAAAATAACTTTT
It encodes:
- the LOC106721289 gene encoding ubiquitin-fold modifier-conjugating enzyme 1 codes for the protein MVDESTRKTLSSIPLLKTKAGPRDKELWVNRLKEEYQALIKYVENNKSADNDWFRLESDKTGTRWFGKCWYVHNLLKYEFDLEFDIPVTYPTTAPELALPGLDGKTAKMYRGGKICLTDHFKPLWARNVPKFGIAHAMALGLGPWLAVEIPDLIEKGVITYQEKSEESK